The Blastocatellia bacterium genomic interval ATGATAACTATAAGGTTCTAATCCAGCAATTGTATAATTTAAGGCAAAGCTGATTGTTGTTAATGGTCGATATGTTCCTGCCAAGTTGTCTTTTCCAAAATAACTTTGGAAAAATAAACTAGGAATATTGCTAAGAGATTTAATAGAGGTATTATCTACTACTACTAAATAATCATCATAGATAAATTTTCCTGTTAGGTTATTAGCAAAACAAACTAAGCTAACTAAAACTATAGTTAGGCCAATCAACAAATTTTGGTGAGGTTTTTTAGCAGCAATAAAGCTGTCTTTTAATTTATTAAATACCACTAAAAACAACCTTAGAAAGATTAAAAATGCTGATTGCTAATTTTAACCGAACAAAGAACCAATATTTCTGTTAAATTATTTTAAAGAAAAGTTTATATATAAATAATACTTAATCTAAAATTGTTGGGGAAAGTGTATCTTCCGTGTTATCTTCATCATAAACTAATATCCGCTCTATTTGATTAGAGGGAAGACAAAGTGTGTTGCCGTCCTGGGATAATACTAAAATACCTATTACTCCTCCTGTCTCATAACTAAGAAATGTTCCTAGTAATAATCGACCAACAGAAGTACGCACCCTTATTTGTTCTCCCACAGACAAATTAGCACAAATTAGTGCTAGAGTAACTTCTTCCATAAATTTTCCTAATAATAAATTTTATTCTCGTTTTGTTGCATTAGTTTGTTGTTCTATTTGACTATTAAGAACTTGTATTTGACTAACAATGCGTCCATCTTCAGGGAAAAGTCGTAACATTTTTTGGAATATTTTTACTGCTCCTGCTAAATCATCCTGTGAAGTTAAATCTTGTGCTTCTATTAAAAGTTTTTCTTTAATACGAAACCTTAAAGCTAAAGCATTTTCATTGTTTGGATCTATCATCAAAACTTGTGACGCATAATAATACGCACTATTATTGTTAGGTGAAAATAGTCGATTGTTATTAAAAGCAGTTTCTCCCAATCTTAAAAAATGAGGAATTAAATTACGGCGGCTAGCTAACTTGTTTTCTACCCGTTTTAATTCTGCTAATGTTGTAACATCTGTAGGAAAATTTTCTATTAACTGGCTATAAGCTGATAGAGAAGTGCCAAAATCATTTTTTTGCCAAGCAGTTTCTGCTTGTTTTTTTAATGCTTCTCGAATTAATTTGTTTAATTGTAATGATTTAGTGTCATTAGGATTTATTGCTAGTGCGATATTGTTAAAATAAATAGCACTGCTTTTTTCAGGAAAAGCATAATCTCCTCTTAAATATGCTCCTTCTGCTAAACGCCGAAATTCTTTAATACGCTCACTAGGAGAACTTTCATTACTAGTTAAATTATTTGTAAGGATAGGTTTATCTGGTTGTAAGGAAAATAGAGGTAATGTAGTAGTTTGCTTTTCGTTAATCTTAATCTCTTGTTCTAAAGCATAAAAGCCTTGTTTTGCTAGTTTAATTTTATGATTTCCTGTAGACACCGCTTCTAATTTTGCTGGGGTTTTAGCTATCAACTTTCCATCCAACCAAATTTCTGCTCCTGTAGGATTAGTAGTAACTATTAATGAACCTACTGATGATTGGAAAAAAGATAGTAATATTAATAAGCTAGTGGTAGCTAGGAACATTATTAAAGTAATTAAGACTTTTAACCAAGACTTTATCATAAAAACACTTAGTATAATTGTTTAATATATTTTAAATAGTAATTATTTTGTTAATAGCTAGCAAAGTATAACATATTATTTTTTCTATATAAGCCTAGTTAACCTATCTTTGCTAACAGCTTAGCAATATACCTAACAATCTGAGGTGGCAAAGCAATAGCATTCTTCATGTGCATTTCTCTAGTTAAATGTCCTATAACAAATAAGTTAGGTATAGTTGTTTCATAAGTTTTTATATCATATATAGGCTTTCCATCTTCAGCAATTTTTGCTCCTGCTCTTTCTAGCAATTGTACGTCGGGCTTAGTTCCTGTCAAGGCAAAAATTTGCTCACACGCAATTTCTTTAATCTCATCTTTAACTATTAACTTAATACTAGTAGGTAGAATTTCTTTTATTTGAGCATTAAAAACTATTGATAGTTTTCCTGTTTTCCATGCTTGTTCTAGTGGCATTTGCACCCAAGGCTTAATTCCAGTACCTTGTCCAATACGATCCAAAGAAGAGCGTCTTAACACCATTGTTGCTTTTGCCCCTGCTTGGCATAAATCCAACATAGTTTCTGCTGCGGAATTTCCCCCGCCTATTACTACTACTTCTTTCTCCTTAAATGATGCAGCCTCACGGAAAAAATAACTTACTCTTTCTGGGGTTTCTCCTTTTACATTTAATCTGTTAACGATTCCCATTGTTCCAACTGCTACCAAAACATTAAGAGCCTTATAATGATCTTTAGTGGAAATTACACTCATTATTTTACCACTTATTATTTGTATAACTGGCTCATCCGTATAAATATTTAAGTTATGTACTTTATAAACGAAATTATTGTAATAATTTAGAAGCTCTTCTCTAGTAGGTTTTGTTCCAGAATAATGAAGCGTATTAGGGTCAAATTCTAGTTCATTAGCAGTAGAAAAAAGCTCTTTGCCAAGAGGGTAATTATAAATTGTATTTGCAATTTGGCTTTTTCTAACACTAAATAATTTAGTTGTAATTTTTGGGCTGTATAAGCGGCTGCAATTCCTGCTGGCCCGGCACCAATAATAATTAAATCATATAAAATAGTCATAAAATAAATTCAAACATAGCTTTAACTCATGGTCTAGCTTAATTTACGGTGTAGTAAATGATAAAGATAAAGAAATAGAAATATTACACAGGCTCTTTTGAATGATTACAAAATTGATACAAAGCAAGTAGATTGTATTTTATATATTTGTGTCTTTTGACCCAGATCAAGAAATTTTGAGTAATATTACACATTTTGACAAGATAAAAGCCTATAAATATAAAGTTATCTAAAGGCACGTTCATTGCATAAATAACAAATAGCTAATTTTGATTTATTTTTATAACTAGAGGCTAATAAGAGTGGAAAATTTTTTGGTAAAAGGAGGATTTTATGAAAGATAATAGGGAGTTAGCTGATTCAAATAGTAAATTCAATCAATTAGAAACATTAAAACTTCCTATTAGTAATATTTCTTTACCAACCACTACTTCCAATTTGCAAAATTCTAACTTAAAACCTAATTATGTTGAAAAATCAAATTTTCTACCGTCAGCGAATTTACCTAAGTGGAGTTTAGGGGTTATTATAACATTTTCTCTTTTTGCAGTAATATTAATTATTTATTTAGCCTTACCTAATCAATTAGGTTTTACTTTAATTGTTCGTGGTGCGCCCACAGGCAGCGATATTTTAATAGATAATGTTAGTCGAGGCATAACCTTGCCAGATGGTAGTACGAAAGTAACTTATCTTAAACCAGGTAAAAGACTAGTGCGCGTGACTAGAGAAGGATATAACGAATTTAACACGACTGTAACGGCTACAGCAGGAATTACAGAATCTATAATTGCACAACTAGTTGCATTAGAAAGAAAAAACTCGCTTCCTGAAGCAATAGACTATAACGGGCAAATGCTGCTAATAGCAGCAGGAGAGTTTATTTTAGGTAGTAACAATTATTTACCAAATGAGCAAGTAGAGCAAAAAGTTTATTTACCAGATTATTATATTGATAAATATGAAGTTACAAATGGACAATATCAAAAATTTTGCCAAGCTACTAATCGTTCAATGCCAAGTAATCCTTGGTGGGATGAGAATTATTTTTCTAACCCTAATTTGCCTATAGTTGGTATTACTTGGAATGATGCTAATGCTTATGCTAATTGGGCAAATAAAAAATTACCAAGTGAAGCTGAGTGGGAAAAAGCTGCTGCCTGGGATGCAAAAGCGCAAAGAAAGCGTATTTGGCCTTGGGGAGATAATCCTGATCCAATACGTGCCAATATTAATACTGCTCATCCTAGTCCAATTAATCAATATAGTAGTGGAGCAAGTAGTTATGGTGTAGAAGATATGGCTGGAAATGCTGCTGAGTGGGTAGATAGTTTCTATCAAGCATATGCAGGCAGTCAATCAACAGATACAAATTATGGGACAACAAATCGTGTTGTACGTGGAGGAAGTTTCCGTAGTAGTTTTGAAGATGCTCGCACAACCCGCCGATTTTATCACACACCAGATTTTAAGGCAGATGAAGTAAAAAACCGTAGTTGGTTAATTGGCTTTCGTTGTGCAGTTCTGGCAAGTGACCCAAAACTACAAAGTTTCTTAAAACAGCCTATCAATAAATAAATTAAGTGTACTGTAAAAAATTGGACTGTCTAACAAAGGAGATAAAGATTATGAAAATTAAACAATATAAAAACAAATTAATTATTATCTTTTTGTTTTTTTTGTTAGCACAGTTTCAACTAGTCAACCTAAGTTTAGGACAAGATTCCTCATTGGTTTGGGATAAGCCTGTAGCAGTAAAACGTGTGTCTAAACCAACAAGAAAATCTGTTCCTCATCGGCGTGTAGAACGTGTTCCACTTCTAACTTTAGAATGGCGTATGTTAAAGCGAAATAGTGATGGCACTGTTCAAGAAACCAACCCAACCGCTATTTTTCATACAGGTGATCGGATACGACTAGCTATAAAAGCTAATCAAAATGTTTACCTTTATATAATTCATCATAGTGAAGGACAAGATGGCACATTAATTTTTCCAGATTCAAGGATAAATAACGGGGAAAATTATGTTAAAAAAGATCAAGAGTATGTCCTACCTGCCTATTGTCCAACTCCTGAATTTGATGATCCTCGTGATTGTTGGTGGAAAATGACTCCTCCAGCAGGAAGAGAGGAATTTACTGTTATTTGTAGTCGCGACATGATTACAAGTTTACCTAATCAAAGTTTAGACATACCAGGCACAATTAAATTAAATATAATCAATGACTTAAAAACTACTTCTGGTCAAAAACTAAAACGTACTAGCCGACCAGACCTTTCTTACTCAGAAGGAGGTAGCGGACGTTATATAACTTGGGTGACAAATACTAATGCTAAAGATAATGAAGACTTAATAGAAACAATTGTTATTACACATGGGTCTTAGTTAGGAAAAATAAGTTTCTAATGGGGGTGATAGTTATGAAACAGCTTTATTACTTGACGATTTTCTTAATAGCTATTTGTGTAATGAGCTTAACAGCTTTTCCACAAAGTAAACGCGCTCGAGGTTTATTTGTTAATAACCAAGCTGATGCAATACATATTTTGATTTTAAAGAAGATAGATGAAACTAAATTTGCTCCTGTTGATCCTAGCCGCGCTTTTCAAAAAGGAGATCAAATAAAAATTGCTTTTGAAAGTAATTTTGATGGTTTTGTCTATGTTATTAATGTAACTCCTGGAGGAAAGAAAAGAGTTCTATTTCCTTTTAATAAAGAAAGTAATCGCATAATTCATGGACAACGTTATGAATTACCTAATCTTAATACCTTTGTATTTGATGAAGAAAAAGGTACAGAGATAGTTCAAGTTATTATGTCCAAGGATGCAATAGCCTTTTTTGACCAGGCGGTAAAAAACTCTCAAGGTGAGTTAGGCGAAACAGCTTCTAGCGTTGCGGCTGAACTCTCTGGACAAGTTAACAAAACACCTAAAAGCGGTATTGTAGTAGAAAATATAACTAGTGTACTGCCTCAAAGCGGCGCAGGCTCTATGCGTCAACGAGGCATAATTTTATCTCCTGGTAAAGATAAAACTACAGAAGGAACTTATATAGCAATTCCTGATAAAGGAGGCGATCGATCAAAAGATAAAGATGCTAGTAGATTAAAAACCAATGAAGTAGCTGTTTTTGAAATTCGCTTACAACATATTTAAGGTTAAAAAATCATCTGTTGATAAAAAATAGATGAGAATTTAAGGTAAGCAAAACTATTGATAACTTCCTATTTTGCAATTTTTGCAATAAGAGGGCTAAGTTATGTTTGACAAGAGAAAAAGCTTTTTATTAATTTTGCTAATAACTATTTCTAACTTACTTTTTTCTTGTACAAAACTAGAAGATACTAAAAGATTGCCACTTGCTTTAACTAATCAACTATCGTCAAATCAGACAATAGAACAAACAAAAATATCTAAAGAAAAAGTTAGAGAAGCAATTAGCTCTATTGGGCTAATTTTAATTAGAGATAATAATAAAGAAAATTTACGGCCCCGTGGATCAGGTGTTGTTATTAGAGCAAATGGAATTATTGCTACTAATTATCATGTAATACAAAATACTCAAACAGGAGAGCTTTACCCAGAAATATTTTTTGAACTTAATAAAAATGATAGCAATATTGAACGCTATCGTTTAACAACAACCATAATCAATAAAGAGCAAGATCTTGCTTTACTTCAAGTTATCAAAGAAAGCAAAGACGAAAAAAATCAAATTTCAATTAATTTACCAGCCATAAATATAGAAACTAATCCTGTAGAACTCCTTGATGATATTGTAGTTATTGGCTATCCAGAAAAAGGAGGAAAAACAGTTACTGTTAACACTGGTATTGTAGAAGGAAAAGATTTGCTAGAGGAATGGATTAAAACAGATGCTAGGTTAATTCGTGGTAATAGTGGAGGAGCAGCAGTTAATGGTAATGGTAAATTAATTGGTATTCCAACAAAAATTGTTGTTGATAGCCAAGAAATTGATAAGGATGGTGACGGCTTTCCTGATATAACGCAATCTTATGGTGCTGTTGGATTTTTACGCCCAGCATATTTGATTACTGCTATGTTAGGGCAATTAGATAAAAATTCCTTTTCTGATAACCCCAATACAACAAACCCCCCTGATAATGTTCAACAAGTTATTCCTGTAAATTTAGTAACTGTACAAGGAAAAATTATTAAATCAGGAACAGATAATGAACCTATTGCTGGTGCGCGTGTTGGTTTGATTGCAGCAGAAACAGATGAAGTTACTCCTAAAAATCTCCTTTGTTGGGGAGGAAGCAACGCAGATGGTTGGTTTGAACTAAATAAAGCTGTTCCTCCAGGAAAATATTGCTTGAAAGTAAAGGCATTTGGCTTTGAACCATATACACAAACTATTGAAATTAAAGAAGAACAAGAAATTATAATAGTAAAATTAAGTAGGTTAGGAGGATAGACTTTCTAAGGAGATTTGTTAATGAGGTGCAAAAATGAAAACATTTTTAACAGTATTTTTACCTGATAAAACACAAAAAGATATTGAAATAATGCCTAATATAACTATTGGGCAAGCATCTGATAACTGTATTGTTATCAAGCATCCTAGCATTTCACCTTACCAAGCTATTTTAGAAAAAAGACATCAAAGCTACTATCTTACTAATCTATCAAAAAACATTCCTATATTAGTTAATGGAATAGCAATTTATGGAGAAAAAAATTAAAGCCTGAAGATAAAATTGAAATAGGAGCAAGCAAATTTATATTTCATCAAGAAGGACAAAGAATTTTACCTAAATCAACTTTTGAAAAACCTAATTTAGAAGTAGCTAAAGAACCTAATCAAGAATTAAAAAGTGATTTTGTTACAGCAGAAAAGTCACCTAAAAGTAAACCTTCTATTTTACTAGTTTTATCAGCAATAGCTTTAGGTTTAATTATTACTTTTGCTAGTATTTTTTTAGTTTTTTATCCAGAACCTCAAAAACCAACAAACCTAGTTCATATTGTTAGCCCTGCTAGTGGTTCAGTTATTCGTGCTTCTACAAGTATTTTGTTAGAAGTAAAAGACACAAAAAATATTGATACATTAATTTATCAATTAGACGGTGTAGAAATTGCTAGATGTGAAAGCCCTCCATATAAGCTTGTTATTGAGCCTGCAAAACTAGCTACAAAATTTCCTAGCTTAACAACTAGTAATCATATTCTTTCTATCACATTAGAAGATACTAAAGGAAAAAAGACTTTGCAGTCAGAAAGTTTATTGTTAGCTTTTGAAATGGCTGAAATAGCTACTGCAACTTCAACACCTGCAATAGATTCTAGTAATTATGATAGAAATATTTCTTCAACACCTAGAGTAGACATAAGCGTTATGACTACAAATTTAGTAGCTCAAATAGCACAAAAAAGTGGTTATAATTTGCGACCAGGTTTTGTAGAAAAGATACGCTTATCTACAAATAGCTATTGTATTAATACAATTAATAATGCACGTCGTAATAGAAGGGAAATCATAAAAGCTTTTAGAGACAAAGGATTACACCCTTTGTTAGGTTTTGTTTTGGCAACAAGTGAAAGTAAGTTTCAACCTTCTAATAACAATAGCAAAGTAGGTTTATGGCAGATTCCTAAAGAAATAGGGAAAAATTATCTTTTACCAGGTGAACAAGAAACAATGCTTAATGATCCAAAAAGAGGTGCAGAAATTGCAGCAGCTTATCTTAAAGATTTAATTAATGTTTTTGGCATAGACAATTTTGTTTATGCTATTGCTTGTTATGGTCAAACAGTTGGCGAAGCAGGAGAATTGCGAACTAAATTAGCAACAAGTGATTTAGCGACTACCTGGCAAAATGATTTTTGGTATACAGTAGAAAAAGGTTTGATTAGCCAAGATGCAGCAAAACATGTTGTAAATTTTTTTGCTGCTGGCATTGTAGGAGAAAATCCACAAGCCTTTGCTTTACAACAAGAAAGATTATCGTCGCTTTATTAATTTTATGACAACAATAATTTTAACTATTAGATCTCCAGAATCTACACAAAGTTTTGAGATGAAAACTAATCATCTAACCATAGGGCGTGGAAATCAAGCTAATCTTATTATTCAAAACCCTAGCCTTTCAAAAATCCATGCTAGCATTCATCAAGAAAATAGCCGTGTTTGGATACTTAATGAAAGCTCTAATGGTGAAAGTTTTGTAAATAATAAACTTGTGCCAACACAAGGATTAGCTATTAATGATGGCGATCAAATTAGATTAGGGAAAACTACATTTATTGATATATCAATTAAATCTTCCTTAACAACCGTTCATAAAAAAACTACTACACCGGTTAATAAACTTCCTAAAAATACAAGCTTGGTAAAAATTATTTTTGTAATGATTAGTTGTTTATTTGCTATAACAGGTTTAATTTGGTTTTTAACCAAAGAGCCAAACAAAATATCTAATACTACTAATATAGAAGAAGTTACAGACAATAATTTGTCTACATCAACTAATGAAACTCCTCAAACAGAAGACTTAATAACCGAAAATGATTTAGTAGAAAATAATTTACCTAAAGAAGAATTTATAAAAAAAGATGTAAAACTTTATCTAAAAATGTCAGAAGAAGAAAAACTGGAGTTTCTTGATAAACAAGCTCAACACATTTCAATGATGATGGGTAATCGTCCTTATGCTTTTACTGATGATGTTTTAGGCTATATAAAAAAATATGTTGATTCTTATGCACAAAGAGCTAATACAAGCTCTACAAGGCTTTGGGGTGAAAATCTTAATAGTCTTTATGCTCGTGCAAGTCTTTATGCTCCAGAAATTATTAGAGCCTTTAATTTGCGTGGAGTTGCGCCTGTTGTAGGACTTTATATTGTAATGATTGAAACAGAATATCATGACTGTTTGGAAAGCCCTGTAGGGGCTAAAGGACTATTTCAATTTATGCCTGCAACGGCTAGAGCTTATGGAGTAGACCCAAATGATCGTTGTGATGTAAAGAAAATGTCACCAGCAGCAGCAAGCTATATGGCTGATAGAATCACAGAATTTGGGCCCGATGCTATGAGCGTTGCTTTAGGAATAGCTGGCTATAATCGTAGCCCTGATTCTGTTAGACGAGACCTTCATGATGTTATTAGTAGTGAAAATCGTGAACGTAGTTTTTGGACTCTAGTTGCTAATTCCACAAAACTAGATAGACCGTTTCAAAATGAAAATATTAAATATGTACCAAAGTTTTTTGCTGCTGCAATTATTGGAGAAAATCCTTGGGCATTTGGGCTAAAATTAAGACCTTTATCAACTTATACTGAAAATCCATCTTCAGAGAAACTAAGAAATAGTTCCCAAGCTATAGATCAACAATTTGAAAGATCAGTTATAGAGCTAATTCGTCGTATTAGTAGTGATGATAAACCATATGTTTTTCCAGAAACAGCACTTCAAGAAATTAAAGCTAGAGTTGAAAATTATAAAAATCAACCTTTAGTAGCAAATACTTTATTTTCATTAAACCAACAAACAGAAAAACTAGCATTGCTAGCTAGACAAGAAGGCGTAGAACCAGCATTACTTTTTTATATATTGTTAGTTGAATTAACTAATAATAAAGAACACTATGAATTAAATATAATGGCTAAGAAAGTTTTAACAGAATTAATAGCTCTTAGAGCAACTTTTGGCACAACCTTAGCAGATAGTAGTCTAATTATTATTGCTGCTTATCGAATGGGGAGCGGAACAAAAAAATCTCACCCACTACTAGCAGTTATGCGTAGAATTGTTAAAAATCCACAAACAGAAAGAAATATTTGGTTTTTACGAGAACAAGGTGAAATTAATGATGATGTTTATAATTTTACTATAGATTGTCTTGCCTTAGGTCTAATTGGTCAAAACCCAAAAGCTTATGGAATAAATGCGCCTGCCATATATCAATGGTAGAGAGAGTAGCAAGCATTTGGGTAGCATTCCAATTAATCGGGGCTACTGTGAAAAGAATAGGGATGCGAAACAAAAGCAAAGAACAAACAGACTAGCAATGCTCAGTAATAGAAAAAATCATAGCAGGAACACGATAATAATATTTACTATTAATTTTAATATGTAAGCTTTTATTTTGGTCAAAGCATTGAAAAAATTTGGCAAATCCCAAAATCACAGCATATTTTACACTGAATCGATGAGGTGATTCATCGTCAATCTGTTGAAAAGTAGCTTAACTAGAATATTCTAGTAGATTATCTAGAGCAGTAAACCTATAACTTTAACTATTACAATGAGATAATACACTCTATTAGTTTGTACGGCTAACAACTTTTTCTGTAGCAATAGAATGTCTTAAAAGTTCAACAACTTGATCTAAAGCTATATCTTGATTTTGTTTTGATTTACGGGTAAAAAATTCTATTTTTCCTTCGCCTAATTTCTTTCCAACTGTAACACGATAAGGAATACCTATAAGGTCAGCATCCTTAAACTTAACTCCAGGTCGTTCATTACGATCATCTAATAAAACATCAATTCCAATAGCAATTAACTCTTTATAAAGATGTTCGCTTGCTTCACGTTGAGATTCATCATTAAAATTAGCTGGGGTAATAACTACTTCAAATGGAGCAATTGACACAGGCCAGCAAATTCCATCTTTATCATTATAAAGCTCAACTGCTGAAGCCATAATACGACCAACACCAATTCCATAACTACCCATTATAATTGGAGTTTCTTTTCCTTCTACGTTTAAGACTTTTGCTCCCATAGATTCACTATATTTAGTTCCAAGCTTGAAAATATGTCCAACTTCAATAGCTTTATCTACTCTTAATTTAGCTGAACATTGTGGGCAACCTTCACCACTTACAACTGTACGTAAATCAGCCCATTTGCTGACTTTAATGTCACGCTCAATTACTACGCCTCTTAAGTGATGATCATCTAAATTTGCTCCTGTCACCATATTGCTACGGCCTTGCAAGGCATTATCAGCAATTATAAAAGCATCTTTGACATCAACAGCACCTAATGAGCCAGGCATAGCACCTAGTAAATTTTGTATTTCTGTTGGATGTGCTGCTCTTAAATTAATTGCTCCTGTTGCATCACCAAGTTTTGTTTCATTTAATTGATGATCTCCTCTAAGTAAAACTAAAACAGGTTTTTCATCTAACATATAAATCAAAGTTTTAATTTGTCGCTCTGCTGTTGCACCACCAGGGAAAGTAGTCAAATCTTCAATTGTTCTTACTCCTGGAGTAGGGAATTTTTCTGCCTTTTCTGGTGCAGGCTCATCAACGATTG includes:
- a CDS encoding FHA domain-containing protein, with translation MLYNKKDYRRFINFMTTIILTIRSPESTQSFEMKTNHLTIGRGNQANLIIQNPSLSKIHASIHQENSRVWILNESSNGESFVNNKLVPTQGLAINDGDQIRLGKTTFIDISIKSSLTTVHKKTTTPVNKLPKNTSLVKIIFVMISCLFAITGLIWFLTKEPNKISNTTNIEEVTDNNLSTSTNETPQTEDLITENDLVENNLPKEEFIKKDVKLYLKMSEEEKLEFLDKQAQHISMMMGNRPYAFTDDVLGYIKKYVDSYAQRANTSSTRLWGENLNSLYARASLYAPEIIRAFNLRGVAPVVGLYIVMIETEYHDCLESPVGAKGLFQFMPATARAYGVDPNDRCDVKKMSPAAASYMADRITEFGPDAMSVALGIAGYNRSPDSVRRDLHDVISSENRERSFWTLVANSTKLDRPFQNENIKYVPKFFAAAIIGENPWAFGLKLRPLSTYTENPSSEKLRNSSQAIDQQFERSVIELIRRISSDDKPYVFPETALQEIKARVENYKNQPLVANTLFSLNQQTEKLALLARQEGVEPALLFYILLVELTNNKEHYELNIMAKKVLTELIALRATFGTTLADSSLIIIAAYRMGSGTKKSHPLLAVMRRIVKNPQTERNIWFLREQGEINDDVYNFTIDCLALGLIGQNPKAYGINAPAIYQW
- a CDS encoding DUF4384 domain-containing protein; the encoded protein is MKQLYYLTIFLIAICVMSLTAFPQSKRARGLFVNNQADAIHILILKKIDETKFAPVDPSRAFQKGDQIKIAFESNFDGFVYVINVTPGGKKRVLFPFNKESNRIIHGQRYELPNLNTFVFDEEKGTEIVQVIMSKDAIAFFDQAVKNSQGELGETASSVAAELSGQVNKTPKSGIVVENITSVLPQSGAGSMRQRGIILSPGKDKTTEGTYIAIPDKGGDRSKDKDASRLKTNEVAVFEIRLQHI
- a CDS encoding DUF4384 domain-containing protein gives rise to the protein MKIKQYKNKLIIIFLFFLLAQFQLVNLSLGQDSSLVWDKPVAVKRVSKPTRKSVPHRRVERVPLLTLEWRMLKRNSDGTVQETNPTAIFHTGDRIRLAIKANQNVYLYIIHHSEGQDGTLIFPDSRINNGENYVKKDQEYVLPAYCPTPEFDDPRDCWWKMTPPAGREEFTVICSRDMITSLPNQSLDIPGTIKLNIINDLKTTSGQKLKRTSRPDLSYSEGGSGRYITWVTNTNAKDNEDLIETIVITHGS
- a CDS encoding trypsin-like peptidase domain-containing protein, translated to MFDKRKSFLLILLITISNLLFSCTKLEDTKRLPLALTNQLSSNQTIEQTKISKEKVREAISSIGLILIRDNNKENLRPRGSGVVIRANGIIATNYHVIQNTQTGELYPEIFFELNKNDSNIERYRLTTTIINKEQDLALLQVIKESKDEKNQISINLPAINIETNPVELLDDIVVIGYPEKGGKTVTVNTGIVEGKDLLEEWIKTDARLIRGNSGGAAVNGNGKLIGIPTKIVVDSQEIDKDGDGFPDITQSYGAVGFLRPAYLITAMLGQLDKNSFSDNPNTTNPPDNVQQVIPVNLVTVQGKIIKSGTDNEPIAGARVGLIAAETDEVTPKNLLCWGGSNADGWFELNKAVPPGKYCLKVKAFGFEPYTQTIEIKEEQEIIIVKLSRLGG
- a CDS encoding FHA domain-containing protein, whose translation is MKTFLTVFLPDKTQKDIEIMPNITIGQASDNCIVIKHPSISPYQAILEKRHQSYYLTNLSKNIPILVNGIAIYGEKN
- a CDS encoding NAD(P)-binding domain-containing protein, with protein sequence MSVISTKDHYKALNVLVAVGTMGIVNRLNVKGETPERVSYFFREAASFKEKEVVVIGGGNSAAETMLDLCQAGAKATMVLRRSSLDRIGQGTGIKPWVQMPLEQAWKTGKLSIVFNAQIKEILPTSIKLIVKDEIKEIACEQIFALTGTKPDVQLLERAGAKIAEDGKPIYDIKTYETTIPNLFVIGHLTREMHMKNAIALPPQIVRYIAKLLAKIG
- a CDS encoding PEGA domain-containing protein, which encodes MIKSWLKVLITLIMFLATTSLLILLSFFQSSVGSLIVTTNPTGAEIWLDGKLIAKTPAKLEAVSTGNHKIKLAKQGFYALEQEIKINEKQTTTLPLFSLQPDKPILTNNLTSNESSPSERIKEFRRLAEGAYLRGDYAFPEKSSAIYFNNIALAINPNDTKSLQLNKLIREALKKQAETAWQKNDFGTSLSAYSQLIENFPTDVTTLAELKRVENKLASRRNLIPHFLRLGETAFNNNRLFSPNNNSAYYYASQVLMIDPNNENALALRFRIKEKLLIEAQDLTSQDDLAGAVKIFQKMLRLFPEDGRIVSQIQVLNSQIEQQTNATKRE
- a CDS encoding SUMF1/EgtB/PvdO family nonheme iron enzyme; this translates as MKDNRELADSNSKFNQLETLKLPISNISLPTTTSNLQNSNLKPNYVEKSNFLPSANLPKWSLGVIITFSLFAVILIIYLALPNQLGFTLIVRGAPTGSDILIDNVSRGITLPDGSTKVTYLKPGKRLVRVTREGYNEFNTTVTATAGITESIIAQLVALERKNSLPEAIDYNGQMLLIAAGEFILGSNNYLPNEQVEQKVYLPDYYIDKYEVTNGQYQKFCQATNRSMPSNPWWDENYFSNPNLPIVGITWNDANAYANWANKKLPSEAEWEKAAAWDAKAQRKRIWPWGDNPDPIRANINTAHPSPINQYSSGASSYGVEDMAGNAAEWVDSFYQAYAGSQSTDTNYGTTNRVVRGGSFRSSFEDARTTRRFYHTPDFKADEVKNRSWLIGFRCAVLASDPKLQSFLKQPINK
- a CDS encoding transglycosylase SLT domain-containing protein, producing MLEVKDTKNIDTLIYQLDGVEIARCESPPYKLVIEPAKLATKFPSLTTSNHILSITLEDTKGKKTLQSESLLLAFEMAEIATATSTPAIDSSNYDRNISSTPRVDISVMTTNLVAQIAQKSGYNLRPGFVEKIRLSTNSYCINTINNARRNRREIIKAFRDKGLHPLLGFVLATSESKFQPSNNNSKVGLWQIPKEIGKNYLLPGEQETMLNDPKRGAEIAAAYLKDLINVFGIDNFVYAIACYGQTVGEAGELRTKLATSDLATTWQNDFWYTVEKGLISQDAAKHVVNFFAAGIVGENPQAFALQQERLSSLY
- a CDS encoding NAD(P)-binding domain-containing protein, with product MTILYDLIIIGAGPAGIAAAYTAQKLQLNYLVLEKAKLQIQFIITLLAKSFFLLLMN